Proteins encoded by one window of Musa acuminata AAA Group cultivar baxijiao chromosome BXJ2-9, Cavendish_Baxijiao_AAA, whole genome shotgun sequence:
- the LOC135623460 gene encoding uncharacterized protein LOC135623460 isoform X2, with product MDRYQRVEKPRPEPAAINENEIRITSQGLVRNYLSYANSLLQERRLREIVLKAMGQAISKAVAIAEFIKKRNPHLHQDISISSVSITDVWEPIEEGLVPLEMTRHVSMISITLSTREPTKKTPGYQAPLHVEQPKRQQKFQQPQQFQQQQQQQQQHQYRQALGQINEESYGRGRGRGRGRGRFWGRGAAYGGYGGYGNNQGGYGGYGNNQGGYGGYSYNQGGYGGYGNNQENGGWNSNWNRGGGRGRGGWNSRGYGGGRGSGGGRTGGRGYGRVQGRMGGHGRGN from the exons ATGGATAGATACCAGAGAGTGGAGAAGCCGCGGCCGGAGCCGGCGGCCATCAACGAGAACGAGATCCGCATTACCTCCCAGGGCCTTGTCCGCAACTATCTCAGCTACGCCAACAGTCTCCTTCAG GAGAGACGTTTGAGAGAGATCGTCTTAAAGGCAATGGGACAGGCAATCAGCAAGGCAGTAGCTATTGCTGAGTTTATCAAG AAAAGGAATCCTCATTTACATCAGGACATCTCAATCAGTTCCGTCAGTATCACTGATGTTTGGGAACCTATTGAAGAAGGCCTTGTACC GTTGGAGATGACACGCCATGTTTCAATGATTTCAATAACTTTGTCAACCAGAGAGCCCACCAAGAAAACCCCAGG TTATCAAGCTCCACTACATGTAGAGCAGCCAAAGCGTCAACAGAAGTTTCAACAACCACAACAGtttcaacagcaacaacaacaacaacaacagcatcaATATAGACAAGCACTAGGTCAAATTAATGAAG AATCATATGGACGTGGACGTGGtagaggtagaggaagaggaaggttcTGGGGAAGAGGAGCAGCATATGGTGGGTATGGCGGATATGGCAACAATCAGGGTGGTTATGGTGGATATGGCAACAATCAAGGAGGATATGGTGGTTACAGCTATAATCAAGGTGGATATGGTGGCTATGGAAATAATCAAG AAAATGGTGGATGGAATTCAAATTGGAATCGAGGTGGTGGACGTGGTAGGGGAGGTTGGAACTCTCGTG GttacggaggaggaagaggatctgGTGGCGGAAGGACCGGAGGCAGAGGTTATGGCCGTGTACAAGGGAGGATGGGTGGCCATGGGAGAGGAAACTAA
- the LOC135623460 gene encoding uncharacterized protein LOC135623460 isoform X3, producing MDRYQRVEKPRPEPAAINENEIRITSQGLVRNYLSYANSLLQERRLREIVLKAMGQAISKAVAIAEFIKKRNPHLHQDISISSVSITDVWEPIEEGLVPLEMTRHVSMISITLSTREPTKKTPGYQAPLHVEQPKRQQKFQQPQQFQQQQQQQQQHQYRQALGQINEESYGRGRGRGRGRGRFWGRGAAYGGYGGYGNNQGGYGGYGNNQGGYGGYSYNQGGYGGYGNNQGAGYGGGRGSGGGRTGGRGYGRVQGRMGGHGRGN from the exons ATGGATAGATACCAGAGAGTGGAGAAGCCGCGGCCGGAGCCGGCGGCCATCAACGAGAACGAGATCCGCATTACCTCCCAGGGCCTTGTCCGCAACTATCTCAGCTACGCCAACAGTCTCCTTCAG GAGAGACGTTTGAGAGAGATCGTCTTAAAGGCAATGGGACAGGCAATCAGCAAGGCAGTAGCTATTGCTGAGTTTATCAAG AAAAGGAATCCTCATTTACATCAGGACATCTCAATCAGTTCCGTCAGTATCACTGATGTTTGGGAACCTATTGAAGAAGGCCTTGTACC GTTGGAGATGACACGCCATGTTTCAATGATTTCAATAACTTTGTCAACCAGAGAGCCCACCAAGAAAACCCCAGG TTATCAAGCTCCACTACATGTAGAGCAGCCAAAGCGTCAACAGAAGTTTCAACAACCACAACAGtttcaacagcaacaacaacaacaacaacagcatcaATATAGACAAGCACTAGGTCAAATTAATGAAG AATCATATGGACGTGGACGTGGtagaggtagaggaagaggaaggttcTGGGGAAGAGGAGCAGCATATGGTGGGTATGGCGGATATGGCAACAATCAGGGTGGTTATGGTGGATATGGCAACAATCAAGGAGGATATGGTGGTTACAGCTATAATCAAGGTGGATATGGTGGCTATGGAAATAATCAAG GTGCAGGttacggaggaggaagaggatctgGTGGCGGAAGGACCGGAGGCAGAGGTTATGGCCGTGTACAAGGGAGGATGGGTGGCCATGGGAGAGGAAACTAA
- the LOC135623460 gene encoding uncharacterized protein LOC135623460 isoform X1, with protein sequence MDRYQRVEKPRPEPAAINENEIRITSQGLVRNYLSYANSLLQERRLREIVLKAMGQAISKAVAIAEFIKKRNPHLHQDISISSVSITDVWEPIEEGLVPLEMTRHVSMISITLSTREPTKKTPGYQAPLHVEQPKRQQKFQQPQQFQQQQQQQQQHQYRQALGQINEESYGRGRGRGRGRGRFWGRGAAYGGYGGYGNNQGGYGGYGNNQGGYGGYSYNQGGYGGYGNNQENGGWNSNWNRGGGRGRGGWNSRGAGYGGGRGSGGGRTGGRGYGRVQGRMGGHGRGN encoded by the exons ATGGATAGATACCAGAGAGTGGAGAAGCCGCGGCCGGAGCCGGCGGCCATCAACGAGAACGAGATCCGCATTACCTCCCAGGGCCTTGTCCGCAACTATCTCAGCTACGCCAACAGTCTCCTTCAG GAGAGACGTTTGAGAGAGATCGTCTTAAAGGCAATGGGACAGGCAATCAGCAAGGCAGTAGCTATTGCTGAGTTTATCAAG AAAAGGAATCCTCATTTACATCAGGACATCTCAATCAGTTCCGTCAGTATCACTGATGTTTGGGAACCTATTGAAGAAGGCCTTGTACC GTTGGAGATGACACGCCATGTTTCAATGATTTCAATAACTTTGTCAACCAGAGAGCCCACCAAGAAAACCCCAGG TTATCAAGCTCCACTACATGTAGAGCAGCCAAAGCGTCAACAGAAGTTTCAACAACCACAACAGtttcaacagcaacaacaacaacaacaacagcatcaATATAGACAAGCACTAGGTCAAATTAATGAAG AATCATATGGACGTGGACGTGGtagaggtagaggaagaggaaggttcTGGGGAAGAGGAGCAGCATATGGTGGGTATGGCGGATATGGCAACAATCAGGGTGGTTATGGTGGATATGGCAACAATCAAGGAGGATATGGTGGTTACAGCTATAATCAAGGTGGATATGGTGGCTATGGAAATAATCAAG AAAATGGTGGATGGAATTCAAATTGGAATCGAGGTGGTGGACGTGGTAGGGGAGGTTGGAACTCTCGTG GTGCAGGttacggaggaggaagaggatctgGTGGCGGAAGGACCGGAGGCAGAGGTTATGGCCGTGTACAAGGGAGGATGGGTGGCCATGGGAGAGGAAACTAA
- the LOC135623459 gene encoding thaumatin-like protein, whose amino-acid sequence MEPTQSPSAHTCNSLMLLISRHLHCSPRNKAQAFKQHKVCFTHGSTRAIPGGSFLPSNSENLLLMDPLPTCALLCSIFILGELVNGQMVIFHLNNKCPFPVWPAAAPNAGHPVIADGGFLLPPNQTKRVHAPPTWNGRFWGRTGCDFTTTSKPGCQTGDCQGLLSCNGTIGTPPATLVEVALQEDQSKPSFYDVSVVDGYNLPIAVSTKPAYRKCWIGGCTKSINSVCPQELQVLDHSGAAVVACKSACLAFDLDVFCCRNSYGKPETCKPSVYSAMFKDACPSYFSYAYDTPPPLVNCYSREYAITFCPSRWGSLLSQ is encoded by the exons ATGGAACCAACTCAGTCTCCATCTGCTCATACTTGTAACTCACTCATGCTTTTGATATCCAGACACTTGCATTGCAGTCCAAGAAACAAAGCTCAAGCTTTCAAGCAACATAAAGTGTGCTTCACTCACGGCAGTACAAGAGCTATCCCGGGTGGCAGCTTCCTCCCATCAAACTCAGAGAACCTCCTGCTCATGGATCCTCTCCCTACCTGTGCTCTTCTTTGCTCAATCTTTATACTCG GTGAACTTGTGAATGGGCAAATGGTTATATTCCACTTGAACAACAAGTGCCCTTTTCCAGTGTGGCCTGCAGCCGCCCCCAATGCCGGCCATCCTGTGATTGCCGATGGTGGCTTCCTCCTCCCACCCAATCAGACAAAGCGTGTTCATGCACCTCCGACGTGGAACGGCCGGTTTTGGGGTAGAACCGGTTGCGACTTCACCACCACCTCCAAACCAGGTTGTCAAACTGGCGACTGCCAAGGCCTGCTCTCTTGCAATGGAACCATTGGCACGCCTCCTGCTACCCTTGTCGAG GTTGCATTACAGGAAGACCAAAGCAAGCCGAGCTTCTACGACGTGAGCGTGGTGGACGGCTACAACCTCCCGATCGCCGTGTCGACGAAGCCAGCATATCGCAAGTGTTGGATCGGAGGATGCACGAAGAGCATCAACAGCGTATGCCCGCAAGAACTCCAGGTGTTGGACCACAGCGGCGCCGCCGTGGTCGCATGCAAGAGCGCGTGTTTGGCCTTCGATCTGGATGTGTTCTGCTGCAGGAATTCGTACGGGAAGCCGGAGACATGTAAGCCCAGCGTGTACTCCGCCATGTTCAAGGATGCTTGTCCGAGCTACTTCAGCTATGCTTATGACACACCACCGCCACTGGTGAATTGCTACTCCAGAGAGTATGCCATCACCTTCTGCCCCTCGAGATGGGGTAGTCTTTTATCCCAGTAA
- the LOC135622047 gene encoding non-specific lipid transfer protein GPI-anchored 14-like, protein MTANLPRSHKLHSKLLMAADSSSSSSNALLLSIFLALSLLIPAASSDISSDVAECGSHLLAMQTCITFVQGTAEAPTPDCCAGLKTVLANRPKCLCILVKMHDDPQLPIKINVTRALALPTACSARANISKCPQILKLPPNSKEAEIFKQSGSPTQAKGNSTINTTTGTSPRASSETSSGRSDYLEWRGWLARKAVVACVLFLVMPLPLST, encoded by the exons ATGACTGCAAACCTTCCTCGGTCTCATAAGCTGCACTCTAAGCTTCTCATGGCGGccgattcctcctcctcctcctccaacgcACTTCTGCTGTCAATCTTTTTAGCCTTGAGCTTGCTGATCCCCGCCGCGAGCTCGGACATCTCGAGCGACGTGGCGGAGTGCGGCAGCCACCTGCTCGCGATGCAGACGTGCATCACGTTCGTCCAAGGGACCGCCGAGGCTCCCACGCCCGACTGCTGCGCTGGCCTCAAAACAGTCCTCGCCAACAGGCCCAAGTGCCTCTGCATCCTTGTCAAGATGCACGACGACCCCCAACTCCCCATCAAGATCAACGTGACTCGAGCTCTCGCGCTGCCCACCGCGTGCAGCGCCCGTGCCAACATCTCCAAGTGCCCGC AGATTCTGAAGCTGCCACCAAACTCCAAGGAAGCAGAGATCTTCAAGCAGAGCGGGAGTCCAACTCAAG CTAAGGGAAACTCCACCATTAACACCACCACCGGCACATCTCCCCGGGCCTCGTCTGAGACCAGTAGTGGGAGGAGCGATTACTTGGAGTGGAGAGGGTGGTTGGCAAGGAAAGCTGTGGTGGCTTGTGTTCTTTTCTTGGTGATGCCGCTTCCACTTTCCACTTGA
- the LOC103998942 gene encoding IQ domain-containing protein IQM1-like isoform X1, translating to MSQHVFALGFVFLGIKMKPAVSTPCLQAGIRSSPRNMRYLKSRTLPPHINIGITFPRSGSSYNSMNDTLETLIMGIIRFGDELRLNPRFISFNGADSEPAILKAFGPRKLLIEGSVSSSRRGMDPFHLETKISVKSPRFEPDASAISDDPKRLRFSTPLKKRSLESALIGPDSPKHGAAVKLQKVYKSFRTRRQLADCAVLVEQRWWKLLDFVLLKLSSVSFFVIEKPESAVSRWSRARTRAAKVGKGLSKDEKAQKLALQHWLEAIDPRHRYGHNLQFYYDCWLQCESTEPFFYWLDVGEGKEVDLEDQCTRSKLQQQCIKYLGPKEREAYEVVIEDGKFMYRQSRQLLNTSGGPKDAKWIFVLSTSKNLYVGQKKKGTFQHSSFLAGGAISAAGQLVVEDGALEAVWPHSGHYRPTEENFKEFMSFLDENNVDLSDVKKSPTGEDDERDGRLKKSHSERNLAEKDITPADPETTEDASSSVAFEVANVSSFLADLKLRGEESSDRQQRYIFRKKNLFLEEGEEDDEGFVPSELILRRINSKKGIGSGQLGKQLSFRWTTGAGPRIGCVRDYPSELQFRALEQVNLSPRSAGASRFASPRTAARGTPTAQQQPY from the exons ATGAGTCAGCATGTCTTTGCTCTTGGATTCGTCTTTCTTGGAATCAAAATGAAACCTGCTGTTTCAACTCCTTGTTTGCAAGCTGGGATTCGATCATCCCCAAGAAACATGAGATATCTGAAATCGAGAACTCTTCCACCTCATATCAACATTGGAATTACCTTCCCACGCTCTGGATCGAGTTACAACTCCATGAATGATACGTTGGAAACCCTCATCATGGGAATCATTAGGTTCGGTGATGAACTGAGGTTGAATCCCAGGTTCATCAGCTTCAATGGCGCTGACTCCGAGCCTGCTATCCTCAAGGCTTTTGGTCCCAGAAAGCTGCTGATCGAGGGATCCGTCAGCTCCAGCAGAAGGGGAATGGATCCCTTCCACTTGGAAACAAAGATCTCGGTGAAGAGTCCTCGCTTCGAGCCAGATGCGTCGGCAATATCTGATGATCCCAAAAGGTTGAGGTTTAGCACTCCCTTGAAGAAGAGGTCGCTGGAATCAGCTTTGATCGGACCTGACAGCCCCAAACATGGGGCTGCCGTGAAGCTGCAGAAGGTCTACAAGAGCTTTCGGACAAGAAGACAGCTCGCAGATTGTGCAGTCCTTGTAGAGCAGCGGTG GTGGAAGCTGTTGGATTTCGTATTGCTCAAGCTGAGCTCTGTCTCCTTTTTCGTCATCGAGAAGCCCGAATCAGCAGTTTCTCGATGGTCGAGGGCAAGAACCAGAGCTGCCAAG GTTGGGAAAGGCTTGTCGAAGGATGAGAAAGCTCAGAAACTTGCTCTGCAGCATTGGCTGGAGGCG ATTGACCCTCGACATCGGTACGGCCACAATCTCCAGTTCTACTACGACTGCTGGCTTCAATGCGAGAGCACGGAACCCTTCTTCTACTG GCTTGATGTTGGAGAGGGAAAAGAGGTCGATCTCGAAGACCAATGCACTCGATCGAAGCTTCAGCAACAGTGCATCAAGTATCTCGGCCCA AAAGAAAGGGAGGCCTATGAAGTCGTAATTGAGGATGGAAAGTTCATGTACAGGCAGAGCAGGCAACTCCTGAACACATCCGGTGGCCCAAAAGATGCAAAGTGGATCTTTGTCTTGAGCACATCAAAGAATCTATATGTTGGTCAG AAGAAGAAGGGCACATTTCAGCACTCCAGTTTTCTTGCAGGAGGAGCCATCTCTGCCGCAGGCCAACTAGTTGTAGAAGATGGAGCTCTCGAG GCTGTGTGGCCTCATAGCGGCCATTACCGCCCGACCGAAGAGAACTTCAAGGAATTCATGAGCTTTCTTGATGAAAACAACGTGGATCTTTCGGATGTTAAG AAAAGCCCAACCGGAGAGGATGATGAACGCGATGGCCGACTCAAGAAGAGCCACTCTGAACGAAACTTGGCTGAGAAGGATATCACCCCTGCAGATCCTGAAACCACAGAGGACGCCTCTTCCTCCGTGGCATTCGAGGTAGCCAACGTGAGTAGCTTTCTCGCCGATCTCAAACTCAGGGGAGAAGAATCATCCGATCGACAGCAACGCTACATCTTCCGGAAGAAGAACCTCTTcttggaggagggagaggaggacgACGAGGGATTTGTGCCGTCGGAACTGATACTTCGAAGGATCAACTCGAAGAAAGGGATCGGATCGGGACAGCTGGGGAAGCAGCTGTCCTTCAGGTGGACGACCGGCGCCGGGCCCCGGATCGGGTGCGTCCGGGACTACCCGTCGGAGCTCCAGTTCCGTGCGCTGGAGCAGGTGAACCTCTCGCCGAGAAGCGCCGGGGCGTCGAGGTTCGCTTCGCCACGGACGGCGGCACGCGGAACTCCAACAGCACAGCAGCAGCCATACTAA
- the LOC103998942 gene encoding IQ domain-containing protein IQM2-like isoform X2 — MRYLKSRTLPPHINIGITFPRSGSSYNSMNDTLETLIMGIIRFGDELRLNPRFISFNGADSEPAILKAFGPRKLLIEGSVSSSRRGMDPFHLETKISVKSPRFEPDASAISDDPKRLRFSTPLKKRSLESALIGPDSPKHGAAVKLQKVYKSFRTRRQLADCAVLVEQRWWKLLDFVLLKLSSVSFFVIEKPESAVSRWSRARTRAAKVGKGLSKDEKAQKLALQHWLEAIDPRHRYGHNLQFYYDCWLQCESTEPFFYWLDVGEGKEVDLEDQCTRSKLQQQCIKYLGPKEREAYEVVIEDGKFMYRQSRQLLNTSGGPKDAKWIFVLSTSKNLYVGQKKKGTFQHSSFLAGGAISAAGQLVVEDGALEAVWPHSGHYRPTEENFKEFMSFLDENNVDLSDVKKSPTGEDDERDGRLKKSHSERNLAEKDITPADPETTEDASSSVAFEVANVSSFLADLKLRGEESSDRQQRYIFRKKNLFLEEGEEDDEGFVPSELILRRINSKKGIGSGQLGKQLSFRWTTGAGPRIGCVRDYPSELQFRALEQVNLSPRSAGASRFASPRTAARGTPTAQQQPY, encoded by the exons ATGAGATATCTGAAATCGAGAACTCTTCCACCTCATATCAACATTGGAATTACCTTCCCACGCTCTGGATCGAGTTACAACTCCATGAATGATACGTTGGAAACCCTCATCATGGGAATCATTAGGTTCGGTGATGAACTGAGGTTGAATCCCAGGTTCATCAGCTTCAATGGCGCTGACTCCGAGCCTGCTATCCTCAAGGCTTTTGGTCCCAGAAAGCTGCTGATCGAGGGATCCGTCAGCTCCAGCAGAAGGGGAATGGATCCCTTCCACTTGGAAACAAAGATCTCGGTGAAGAGTCCTCGCTTCGAGCCAGATGCGTCGGCAATATCTGATGATCCCAAAAGGTTGAGGTTTAGCACTCCCTTGAAGAAGAGGTCGCTGGAATCAGCTTTGATCGGACCTGACAGCCCCAAACATGGGGCTGCCGTGAAGCTGCAGAAGGTCTACAAGAGCTTTCGGACAAGAAGACAGCTCGCAGATTGTGCAGTCCTTGTAGAGCAGCGGTG GTGGAAGCTGTTGGATTTCGTATTGCTCAAGCTGAGCTCTGTCTCCTTTTTCGTCATCGAGAAGCCCGAATCAGCAGTTTCTCGATGGTCGAGGGCAAGAACCAGAGCTGCCAAG GTTGGGAAAGGCTTGTCGAAGGATGAGAAAGCTCAGAAACTTGCTCTGCAGCATTGGCTGGAGGCG ATTGACCCTCGACATCGGTACGGCCACAATCTCCAGTTCTACTACGACTGCTGGCTTCAATGCGAGAGCACGGAACCCTTCTTCTACTG GCTTGATGTTGGAGAGGGAAAAGAGGTCGATCTCGAAGACCAATGCACTCGATCGAAGCTTCAGCAACAGTGCATCAAGTATCTCGGCCCA AAAGAAAGGGAGGCCTATGAAGTCGTAATTGAGGATGGAAAGTTCATGTACAGGCAGAGCAGGCAACTCCTGAACACATCCGGTGGCCCAAAAGATGCAAAGTGGATCTTTGTCTTGAGCACATCAAAGAATCTATATGTTGGTCAG AAGAAGAAGGGCACATTTCAGCACTCCAGTTTTCTTGCAGGAGGAGCCATCTCTGCCGCAGGCCAACTAGTTGTAGAAGATGGAGCTCTCGAG GCTGTGTGGCCTCATAGCGGCCATTACCGCCCGACCGAAGAGAACTTCAAGGAATTCATGAGCTTTCTTGATGAAAACAACGTGGATCTTTCGGATGTTAAG AAAAGCCCAACCGGAGAGGATGATGAACGCGATGGCCGACTCAAGAAGAGCCACTCTGAACGAAACTTGGCTGAGAAGGATATCACCCCTGCAGATCCTGAAACCACAGAGGACGCCTCTTCCTCCGTGGCATTCGAGGTAGCCAACGTGAGTAGCTTTCTCGCCGATCTCAAACTCAGGGGAGAAGAATCATCCGATCGACAGCAACGCTACATCTTCCGGAAGAAGAACCTCTTcttggaggagggagaggaggacgACGAGGGATTTGTGCCGTCGGAACTGATACTTCGAAGGATCAACTCGAAGAAAGGGATCGGATCGGGACAGCTGGGGAAGCAGCTGTCCTTCAGGTGGACGACCGGCGCCGGGCCCCGGATCGGGTGCGTCCGGGACTACCCGTCGGAGCTCCAGTTCCGTGCGCTGGAGCAGGTGAACCTCTCGCCGAGAAGCGCCGGGGCGTCGAGGTTCGCTTCGCCACGGACGGCGGCACGCGGAACTCCAACAGCACAGCAGCAGCCATACTAA